A region of Paenibacillus thiaminolyticus DNA encodes the following proteins:
- a CDS encoding MrcB family domain-containing protein: protein MTLPVELQDIFKVKQKSYKMVLILALLSEMKELGQSKVPFGQVRERFLGMLQERERNGQRVDVPPLSVGSQWKEIKVSQIHTIIENPLNALSHILEHDKLEQTLEFKHDLLSQWSEQVLDELQQYAGRELEEFYQEPDHGWSLREALHHIMDNYLQSKTELFKGNHLGNMVRRTIPSELKGFSFIYEQLKVQGSVGQGNWANIPWIAIMDNRVTTTTQRGEYIVYLFAEDMSAVYLTFMQGVTIPLRDYGKVEGYKYLRHRVEELREQLPLIGMNKDDNIQLTSGGLGYDYQVSTVAYYRYDRDQLPDDEELIADLQNVVENYRQYVEEHMNQEQLTYDETEEDQEHSEKPLIVADELQRIQAYIRHKGFSYPENLIANFYLSLKTKPFVILAGVSGTGKTKLVKLFAEALGATASNQQLTLIPVRPDWNDPSDLIGYKDLSGSFRPGPLALALEEALKPKNCRKPYFICLDEMNLARVEHYFSDVLSVLETQEWQADRIVTTRLLQPEMLLQEEDRARFSNLHIPDNVYLVGTVNMDETTHPFSKKVLDRANTIEFNYIALDQYPDLEESAELLVEHSVSNVFLRSDYLQLVDVYHEHREFVQLVTEKLVRINQILEPIHAQIGFRIRDSVCFYMIYNKQFGLMSEDEAFDHQLLQKILPRIQGSSMSIKRALLLLMKEALGKDFSIDEHMEDSSPLYLPQDWAQARYPRSGRKLGFMLGRLEEDGFTSFWLS from the coding sequence ATGACTTTACCAGTTGAACTCCAGGATATTTTCAAGGTCAAACAAAAATCATATAAAATGGTCCTAATCCTAGCGCTGTTGTCAGAAATGAAGGAATTAGGTCAAAGTAAGGTGCCGTTTGGACAAGTTAGAGAACGCTTCTTAGGTATGTTACAGGAACGCGAACGAAACGGCCAGCGTGTAGACGTGCCACCGTTAAGTGTGGGATCTCAATGGAAAGAAATAAAAGTGAGTCAAATCCATACGATTATCGAGAATCCTCTTAACGCGTTATCCCATATCCTTGAGCATGATAAATTAGAGCAAACGCTAGAGTTTAAGCACGATCTACTCAGTCAGTGGAGTGAGCAAGTGCTTGATGAGCTTCAGCAATATGCTGGACGTGAATTAGAAGAATTTTATCAAGAACCTGACCATGGCTGGTCCTTACGAGAAGCCCTTCACCACATCATGGATAATTATCTACAATCGAAGACAGAGCTGTTCAAGGGTAACCATTTAGGCAACATGGTACGTAGAACGATTCCAAGCGAGTTAAAAGGATTCTCGTTTATCTATGAACAATTAAAGGTTCAAGGCTCAGTTGGACAAGGGAACTGGGCTAATATCCCTTGGATTGCGATAATGGATAATCGTGTAACGACGACTACGCAACGTGGGGAGTACATTGTTTACCTTTTTGCAGAGGATATGAGTGCAGTCTATTTAACCTTTATGCAAGGGGTTACGATTCCTTTACGGGATTATGGGAAGGTAGAAGGTTATAAGTATCTTCGACATAGAGTTGAAGAATTACGAGAACAATTACCTTTGATTGGGATGAATAAAGATGACAATATTCAATTAACATCAGGAGGTCTTGGCTACGACTACCAGGTGTCCACTGTCGCCTACTACCGCTATGATCGAGATCAACTTCCTGACGATGAGGAACTCATAGCAGACTTACAAAATGTTGTCGAGAACTACAGGCAATACGTGGAGGAGCATATGAACCAAGAGCAATTAACTTACGATGAAACAGAGGAAGACCAGGAGCATTCTGAAAAGCCTCTTATCGTCGCTGATGAGCTACAGCGTATTCAGGCGTATATTCGCCACAAAGGCTTCTCCTACCCTGAAAACCTTATCGCGAACTTCTACTTATCTTTGAAGACGAAGCCGTTTGTTATTTTGGCAGGGGTGTCAGGTACAGGAAAAACGAAACTCGTAAAGCTGTTTGCAGAGGCGTTAGGGGCAACAGCATCCAATCAGCAGCTTACGCTTATTCCCGTACGGCCGGATTGGAACGATCCTTCTGATTTGATAGGCTATAAGGATTTGTCTGGATCATTTCGTCCAGGACCGCTTGCTTTAGCGCTGGAAGAAGCGTTGAAGCCTAAAAATTGCCGCAAACCCTATTTTATTTGCTTGGATGAGATGAACTTGGCACGGGTAGAGCATTACTTTAGTGATGTACTTAGCGTGCTAGAGACGCAGGAATGGCAAGCCGATCGTATTGTAACAACGCGCCTTCTTCAGCCGGAGATGCTATTGCAGGAGGAAGATCGGGCTCGCTTCAGTAATTTACATATACCTGATAACGTCTATTTGGTTGGAACGGTGAACATGGATGAGACGACACATCCTTTTAGCAAAAAGGTTTTAGATCGGGCCAATACCATCGAGTTTAACTATATTGCTCTTGATCAATACCCTGACCTTGAGGAATCGGCTGAGTTACTTGTAGAGCACTCTGTATCCAATGTTTTTCTGCGTAGCGATTATTTGCAGTTAGTTGATGTGTATCATGAACATCGAGAGTTCGTTCAGTTGGTTACAGAAAAGTTGGTCCGAATCAACCAAATTCTCGAGCCCATTCATGCGCAAATCGGTTTTCGGATTCGGGATTCGGTATGCTTCTATATGATCTATAATAAGCAGTTCGGATTAATGAGCGAAGACGAGGCTTTTGACCACCAGTTGCTGCAAAAGATTCTTCCCCGAATTCAGGGTAGCAGCATGTCAATTAAGCGTGCACTGCTTTTGCTTATGAAGGAGGCATTAGGGAAGGACTTCTCAATCGATGAACATATGGAGGATTCATCCCCATTGTACCTGCCACAAGATTGGGCCCAAGCACGTTATCCACGCAGTGGACGGAAGCTAGGCTTCATGTTAGGGAGGTTAGAAGAAGATGGCTTCACCTCATTCTGGCTCTCTTAA
- a CDS encoding glycosyltransferase family 2 protein yields the protein MQYIFYGTAVTFLVFQLLYTIIPLLCSKVKKLNPDLAEKSISVLVPAYNEELTIKNCIDAMAGLHYENYEIIIINDGSKDATFARLDELLELEPDDREADNKLAYKPIKGFYRSRQYPRIYVIDKLNGGKADSLNAGIDCAASDIVITLDADSMLEANALKYVNQYFHQDDVIALGGTVKIVQGAEKQDGVIVERFRGRGLIKSQIINYIHGFYVRKLTQSVFNSIVVISGAFGAFYKDILIQVNGFRSTVGEDIDITLKIHEYMKAKRLKKKLVYAPEAVCYTECPENLPNFYKQRIRWQKAFVDCILIYWSKLSHKFSSGVSLFFAIDGFMLGTFSAFTTLFYLSQALIAGGNVIHALIFLLISLVFNAAQILISLYLCKKFGSTYSFKDYVKMFLFSQYELLTYRNLLLYINIAGTFKYFDNDEGWGFVERKGVAAISQNIAAGSN from the coding sequence ATGCAGTACATTTTTTATGGAACAGCTGTGACGTTTCTGGTGTTTCAACTTCTGTATACGATCATCCCGTTGCTGTGCAGCAAGGTGAAGAAGCTGAATCCCGATCTTGCGGAAAAGTCGATTTCGGTGCTCGTGCCCGCTTATAACGAGGAGCTTACGATCAAAAATTGCATCGATGCCATGGCGGGCCTGCATTATGAGAACTATGAAATCATCATAATTAACGACGGTTCCAAGGACGCCACCTTCGCCAGGCTGGACGAGCTGCTCGAATTGGAGCCGGATGACCGGGAAGCGGACAATAAGCTGGCTTATAAACCGATCAAAGGATTTTACCGTTCCCGGCAGTATCCCCGGATCTACGTTATCGACAAGCTGAACGGCGGCAAGGCGGACTCGCTCAATGCGGGCATCGATTGCGCCGCATCGGATATCGTCATTACATTGGATGCGGATAGTATGCTGGAAGCGAACGCGTTGAAATATGTGAATCAATATTTTCATCAAGACGATGTGATTGCGCTGGGCGGCACGGTCAAGATTGTCCAGGGCGCAGAGAAGCAGGACGGCGTCATCGTGGAGAGGTTCCGGGGCAGAGGGCTCATTAAGAGCCAAATCATCAACTATATTCATGGCTTCTATGTCCGCAAATTAACGCAATCCGTCTTTAATTCCATTGTGGTCATTTCAGGCGCATTCGGCGCTTTTTACAAAGATATATTAATCCAGGTAAACGGATTCCGCAGCACGGTGGGGGAAGACATCGATATTACGCTGAAAATTCATGAGTATATGAAGGCGAAGCGGTTGAAGAAAAAACTAGTATACGCGCCGGAAGCGGTCTGCTACACCGAATGTCCGGAGAACCTGCCCAACTTCTATAAGCAGCGCATTCGCTGGCAAAAGGCGTTTGTCGACTGCATCTTAATTTACTGGTCGAAGCTGTCGCACAAATTTTCCTCTGGCGTAAGCCTGTTTTTTGCGATCGATGGATTTATGCTGGGCACCTTCTCGGCGTTCACGACGCTATTTTATTTGTCCCAGGCTCTCATTGCAGGCGGAAATGTCATTCATGCGCTTATTTTTCTGCTGATCAGCCTGGTGTTCAATGCGGCCCAGATCCTCATTTCCTTATATTTATGCAAAAAGTTTGGCAGCACGTATTCTTTCAAGGACTATGTGAAAATGTTCCTATTCAGCCAATACGAATTGCTGACCTACCGGAATTTGCTGCTCTACATTAATATTGCCGGGACGTTCAAATATTTTGACAATGATGAAGGCTGGGGCTTCGTCGAGCGCAAAGGCGTCGCCGCCATTAGCCAGAACATCGCTGCCGGATCAAATTAA
- a CDS encoding EutN/CcmL family microcompartment protein, producing the protein MKMGKVVGNMISSRKYDGLQGYKLLLIELCYIEPKTYIVAADTIGAGLEQLVLVAEGSNIQQALTKPAPIDALVVGIIDSEPGLPADAPSSG; encoded by the coding sequence ATGAAGATGGGCAAAGTGGTGGGCAATATGATTTCCTCCCGCAAATATGACGGGCTTCAGGGCTACAAGCTTCTCCTTATTGAATTATGCTATATCGAGCCGAAGACGTATATCGTCGCCGCCGACACCATCGGAGCCGGCCTTGAGCAGCTTGTGCTGGTGGCGGAAGGCAGCAATATTCAGCAAGCGCTGACGAAGCCGGCGCCAATCGACGCGCTTGTCGTCGGCATCATCGACAGCGAGCCTGGGCTTCCCGCCGACGCCCCGTCTAGCGGGTGA
- a CDS encoding glycoside hydrolase family 18 protein, with protein sequence MKVSLLTKCFMVVLLAGMGLYFYQISNAGDRKVTAVYVEAWKDYKNIKLSEKNVDIAFIAFAKIDGTNIYFHEDGTTNDQIKENIKKLKEQNPKTKMVLAVGGYGADGFSDASLDGNRYLFTESIINMVKELELDGVDIDWEYPAFHAWNTQKARPEDTQNFTSLMKELREKLYRLPHPKNKKYLLTFASGTQDWYFQNVEVNKVENYVDYINVMTYDFTGRWSDTTGYNSNLYPDRGNKAKHSIAQVITMYLEHEIDSKKLLLGVPAYSYGWKDVKSKTDGSFSPGKPIDIDKTDLSYKTIEKSYLNKNGYKRYYDDHAKTAYLYNGSTFISYEDKEALAEKVKYIKAKELGGAMVWEYSQDAEDGIVKFLGESLNK encoded by the coding sequence ATGAAAGTGAGCCTGTTGACGAAATGCTTTATGGTTGTGCTGCTGGCCGGCATGGGCCTGTATTTCTATCAAATCTCGAACGCGGGGGATCGGAAAGTCACCGCGGTCTATGTGGAAGCGTGGAAGGATTACAAGAATATCAAGCTGTCGGAAAAAAATGTGGATATTGCGTTTATCGCCTTTGCCAAGATCGATGGCACGAATATTTATTTTCATGAAGACGGGACGACCAATGATCAGATCAAAGAAAATATTAAAAAGCTGAAAGAGCAAAATCCGAAGACCAAAATGGTCTTGGCGGTGGGCGGCTATGGCGCGGATGGCTTCTCTGATGCTTCCTTGGACGGCAACCGCTATCTGTTCACCGAGAGCATCATCAATATGGTGAAGGAGCTGGAACTGGACGGCGTCGATATCGACTGGGAATACCCGGCGTTCCACGCTTGGAATACGCAGAAGGCGCGCCCCGAGGATACGCAAAATTTTACGAGTCTAATGAAGGAATTACGAGAAAAGCTGTACCGGCTGCCTCACCCCAAAAACAAAAAATATCTGCTCACCTTCGCTTCGGGCACCCAGGACTGGTACTTCCAAAATGTCGAGGTCAACAAAGTCGAAAACTACGTCGATTACATCAACGTGATGACCTACGACTTCACCGGCAGATGGTCGGATACGACCGGGTATAACTCGAATCTGTATCCGGATCGCGGCAACAAAGCCAAGCACAGCATCGCTCAAGTCATCACGATGTACCTGGAGCATGAGATTGACAGCAAGAAGCTGCTGCTCGGCGTCCCGGCCTACTCCTACGGCTGGAAGGACGTGAAGAGCAAGACGGACGGATCCTTTTCCCCCGGCAAGCCGATCGATATCGACAAAACGGATCTCAGCTACAAAACAATCGAGAAATCTTACCTGAACAAAAACGGCTATAAGCGCTACTACGACGATCATGCCAAGACGGCCTACCTCTATAACGGCAGCACGTTCATCAGCTATGAGGATAAGGAGGCCCTGGCGGAAAAAGTGAAATACATCAAAGCCAAAGAGCTGGGCGGGGCGATGGTCTGGGAATACTCGCAGGACGCGGAGGACGGGATTGTGAAGTTTTTGGGGGAGAGTTTGAATAAGTGA
- a CDS encoding CoA transferase subunit A: protein MSRKIISLQESAALVRDGDILALGGNVLHRAPMALVRELVRQRRRRLRLVKTAGAHDIDLLCAAGCVQSVDAGFVSYETEYGLAMHYRKAVERGEVQGHEHACYTVICALRAAASGVPFMPVAGLKAGDLIAANDYFEVIPNPFGDEPVTVVSSIVPDVAVLHVQECDEDGNAVILGPKFEDVLMSRAAKRVILTTEKIVPKSKMRMRPDSVDIPHFLVEAVVHAPRGAAPCSCEKSYEADSKMLERFVKMKTAAEIEEYVQAYESKDRSGMKAGGQW, encoded by the coding sequence ATGAGTCGAAAAATAATTTCCCTCCAAGAATCTGCCGCGCTGGTGCGTGACGGCGATATCCTTGCTCTCGGCGGCAATGTGCTCCACCGTGCGCCGATGGCGCTGGTGCGGGAGCTGGTCAGACAGCGCAGGCGCCGCCTGCGGCTGGTGAAGACGGCGGGGGCGCATGACATCGATCTGCTGTGCGCGGCAGGGTGCGTGCAGTCGGTCGATGCGGGCTTCGTCAGCTACGAGACCGAATACGGTCTGGCGATGCATTACCGCAAAGCGGTGGAGCGGGGCGAGGTGCAGGGGCATGAGCATGCGTGCTATACGGTCATCTGCGCGCTGCGGGCGGCGGCCTCGGGTGTTCCGTTCATGCCGGTGGCCGGCTTGAAGGCGGGGGATCTGATCGCCGCCAACGATTATTTCGAGGTCATCCCGAATCCGTTCGGAGATGAGCCTGTCACGGTGGTCAGCTCGATCGTGCCTGACGTGGCCGTGCTCCATGTGCAGGAATGCGACGAGGACGGCAACGCCGTCATTCTCGGCCCGAAGTTCGAGGATGTGCTGATGAGCCGCGCCGCCAAGCGGGTCATCTTGACAACCGAGAAGATCGTGCCGAAGAGCAAGATGCGGATGCGTCCCGACAGCGTCGATATTCCTCACTTCCTCGTCGAGGCCGTCGTTCACGCTCCGCGCGGCGCCGCGCCATGCTCCTGCGAGAAGAGCTATGAGGCGGACTCCAAAATGCTGGAGCGGTTCGTGAAGATGAAGACAGCGGCAGAGATCGAGGAGTATGTGCAGGCGTATGAGAGCAAGGATCGAAGCGGGATGAAGGCAGGTGGTCAGTGGTGA
- a CDS encoding acyltransferase, whose translation MSSVFHNKRILYVDILRILSIIAVIILHFTAELLTSSNDFNTASWWISNLFNSISRFAVPVFFMISGAMILRTEIRSYPEFYKKRVVPLLIPLVSWSLIYGLYNQYYILQSKMNAYEFVLDFGYRLLTDRTYVHLWFLYAIIAIYMTVPLISKLIKTCSERDLRYYLLLWFIVSIAYRFISDAFFRATDQYINIPIMNIPFFMGFLGYFILGYYLFHYELPPRAKNIVFNLGIVSFFLTPVATYFVSQRSGVLDEMFYGNYSITTFFMAAGMFIYFKEKEEQISEKVNHKIQKLISSVSKASFSIYLIHLLIEMMVSGRTEVQATVPEAALSLLVNIAVIFSISYITVKVLNLNKVVTYVLFGGRG comes from the coding sequence ATGAGCAGCGTTTTTCACAATAAACGGATTTTATATGTAGATATATTGCGGATTCTATCTATTATCGCCGTCATTATTTTGCATTTTACCGCGGAATTGTTGACCAGCTCGAATGATTTCAACACCGCCTCATGGTGGATCAGCAATTTGTTTAATTCGATCTCTCGCTTTGCCGTTCCGGTATTTTTCATGATTAGCGGGGCGATGATTCTGAGAACCGAGATCCGATCCTATCCGGAGTTCTATAAAAAGAGGGTCGTGCCCTTGCTGATACCGCTTGTGAGCTGGTCGCTTATCTATGGCTTGTACAATCAGTACTATATATTACAAAGCAAGATGAATGCCTATGAGTTCGTGCTGGACTTCGGCTATCGGCTGCTGACGGACAGAACCTATGTGCATTTATGGTTCCTGTATGCCATTATTGCGATTTACATGACGGTTCCCTTAATCAGCAAATTAATCAAAACATGCAGCGAGCGGGATCTTCGATATTATTTGCTGCTATGGTTCATCGTCAGCATCGCCTATCGCTTCATCTCCGATGCCTTTTTTCGCGCTACCGATCAATATATCAACATTCCGATTATGAATATCCCGTTTTTCATGGGGTTTCTGGGCTATTTTATTTTGGGATATTATCTCTTTCATTACGAGCTGCCGCCGCGGGCGAAAAATATCGTGTTCAACCTCGGCATCGTCTCCTTCTTCCTGACTCCGGTGGCGACGTATTTTGTATCGCAGCGGAGCGGCGTGCTGGATGAGATGTTCTACGGCAACTATTCCATTACCACCTTCTTCATGGCGGCCGGCATGTTTATTTATTTCAAGGAAAAGGAAGAGCAGATCAGCGAAAAAGTGAATCATAAAATCCAGAAATTAATCAGTTCCGTTTCCAAGGCCAGCTTCAGCATCTATCTAATCCATCTGCTCATCGAAATGATGGTATCCGGCCGAACAGAAGTGCAGGCGACGGTGCCGGAGGCGGCGCTCAGTTTGCTCGTCAATATTGCAGTTATCTTCAGCATCAGCTACATCACCGTCAAGGTGCTCAATCTCAATAAAGTGGTTACATACGTATTATTCGGCGGAAGAGGGTAG
- a CDS encoding phosphate propanoyltransferase: MTEQVNKELTDYITQLVMEELERCGLAPDREPLRFVPVGVSARHVHLSQADMELLFGTGKPLTKFKDISQPGQYAANEKVTVIGPKGTIENVRILGPFRKHTQVEIAASEARKLGVQPPVRESGRIEGSPGVQLAGPHGAVTLVQGCIIAERHIHMTPADARAYGVRHGQKVQVKVPGGKGGIMDHVSIKVREDYALEMHIDTDDSNAFGIKQGDALEILR, from the coding sequence ATGACGGAACAGGTTAATAAGGAACTAACGGATTATATTACGCAATTGGTTATGGAAGAACTGGAACGCTGCGGCTTGGCTCCTGACCGGGAGCCGCTCCGCTTCGTGCCTGTCGGCGTCTCTGCTCGTCATGTGCATCTGTCGCAAGCGGATATGGAACTGCTGTTCGGCACGGGCAAGCCGCTGACCAAGTTCAAAGATATTTCTCAGCCTGGCCAATACGCGGCGAACGAGAAGGTCACGGTTATCGGCCCGAAGGGAACGATTGAGAACGTTCGTATTCTCGGGCCGTTCCGCAAGCATACGCAGGTGGAGATTGCGGCCAGTGAAGCGCGCAAGCTGGGCGTTCAACCGCCCGTTCGCGAGTCGGGCCGGATCGAAGGCTCCCCGGGCGTACAGCTCGCCGGTCCGCACGGTGCCGTGACGCTGGTGCAAGGATGCATCATCGCCGAGCGTCATATTCATATGACGCCTGCCGATGCCCGCGCGTATGGCGTGCGGCATGGGCAGAAGGTGCAGGTGAAGGTGCCGGGCGGCAAAGGAGGCATTATGGACCACGTATCAATCAAGGTGCGGGAGGATTACGCGCTGGAAATGCATATCGATACGGATGATTCCAATGCCTTCGGCATCAAGCAGGGAGACGCGTTAGAAATATTGCGGTGA
- a CDS encoding CoA-disulfide reductase, translated as MKIIIIGGVAAGMSAASKVKRTSPEAEVVVYEKGSFLSYGACGLPYYVSGANDDYRNMIARTREQFEQAGIQTRLRHEVLKIVPESKRIMVKDLDKNKVFLDHYDKLMIATGTVPIVPPLPGKDVPGVHLLKTLEDGIALKEKVASPDVQDVVIVGGGYIGIEVAEAMVELGKRVRVVELGDRILKTFDPEITGIASRELADKGVSLNIGEKVEAIDGTERVTGIRTDKGSYPADMVILSAGVKPATGFVKGTGIRLARNGAIIIDREMRTSVEDIYAAGDCAEVYSRVMEENTYIPLGTTANKCGRIAGLNLLGKHEKFIGTLGSAAIKVLGLELGRTGMSEEDAQRLAIDYGTVWVSAADHPKYYPDPTPIHLKLIYEKKSGVLLGAQGIGEKGVVLRIDILAVAIHNRMTAAEMGMADLCYAPPFAGVWDAVHIACNAIK; from the coding sequence ATGAAAATCATCATTATCGGCGGAGTCGCGGCAGGCATGTCCGCCGCATCCAAGGTGAAGCGGACCTCTCCGGAGGCGGAGGTCGTCGTGTACGAGAAGGGAAGCTTCCTGTCTTACGGCGCTTGCGGCTTGCCCTATTATGTATCCGGAGCCAACGATGATTACCGGAACATGATCGCGCGCACCCGCGAGCAGTTCGAGCAAGCGGGAATCCAGACCCGCCTTCGGCATGAAGTCCTGAAGATTGTTCCCGAATCGAAGCGGATTATGGTGAAGGATCTGGACAAGAACAAGGTATTCCTCGACCACTACGACAAGCTGATGATTGCGACCGGAACCGTTCCGATTGTGCCGCCCCTGCCGGGCAAGGATGTGCCGGGGGTGCATCTGCTGAAGACGCTGGAGGACGGCATCGCGCTAAAGGAAAAGGTCGCTTCACCGGACGTGCAGGACGTGGTCATCGTAGGCGGCGGCTATATCGGCATCGAGGTGGCCGAGGCGATGGTCGAGCTCGGCAAGCGCGTCCGGGTCGTCGAGCTGGGCGATCGTATCCTGAAGACATTCGATCCGGAGATTACCGGCATCGCTTCCCGGGAATTGGCGGACAAAGGCGTTAGCCTGAACATCGGGGAGAAGGTCGAGGCGATTGACGGAACGGAGCGGGTGACCGGCATTCGCACGGACAAGGGCAGCTATCCGGCGGATATGGTCATCTTGTCGGCGGGAGTCAAGCCGGCGACCGGCTTCGTGAAGGGGACGGGAATAAGATTGGCCCGCAACGGCGCCATTATTATCGATCGCGAGATGAGAACAAGCGTGGAGGACATCTATGCGGCGGGGGATTGCGCCGAAGTATACAGCCGCGTCATGGAGGAGAACACGTATATTCCGCTCGGCACGACGGCGAACAAGTGCGGGCGGATTGCAGGCTTGAATCTGCTGGGCAAGCATGAGAAATTCATCGGCACGCTGGGCAGCGCCGCGATCAAAGTGCTGGGCCTCGAGCTCGGCCGCACCGGCATGTCGGAAGAGGACGCGCAGCGGCTGGCGATCGACTATGGAACGGTATGGGTCAGCGCCGCCGATCATCCGAAGTATTATCCCGACCCGACACCGATTCATCTGAAGCTGATCTATGAGAAAAAATCCGGCGTGCTGCTCGGCGCGCAGGGAATCGGCGAGAAAGGGGTCGTGCTCCGCATCGATATCTTGGCGGTGGCGATTCATAACCGCATGACGGCGGCGGAGATGGGCATGGCCGATCTTTGTTACGCGCCGCCGTTCGCCGGCGTCTGGGATGCCGTTCATATCGCATGCAATGCTATTAAATAG
- a CDS encoding CoA-transferase subunit beta yields the protein MNQSNQEQAAAKQARVSDIMVCALARMLQDGETVFHGVSSQMPMVAMMLARQLHAPNLVHLNIPGGVNPSSIKKASYSSAGADLLASAEAYFPLEQVFDLSMRGGLDVAFLGGVQFDARGNVNASVIGDYRKPKVRLPGGAGSAVLIPTAKKAIIWRTKHDRRTFVDKVDFVTTRGNVWRIVTPLCVFAMKDGMLMLDSIHPTSSLEEVVQNTGFEVKYDELRFTPLPTARELSVLKQIDPFDYRSSEF from the coding sequence GTGAATCAGTCGAATCAAGAGCAAGCGGCTGCGAAGCAGGCACGGGTCAGCGACATCATGGTCTGTGCGCTTGCCCGCATGCTGCAGGACGGCGAGACGGTCTTTCACGGGGTGTCATCGCAGATGCCGATGGTCGCCATGATGCTGGCCCGGCAGCTTCATGCGCCCAATCTGGTGCATCTCAACATCCCGGGGGGCGTCAACCCTTCTTCCATTAAGAAGGCATCCTACTCCTCCGCAGGGGCGGATTTGCTGGCCAGCGCGGAAGCGTATTTTCCGCTGGAGCAGGTCTTCGACCTGTCGATGCGCGGCGGACTGGATGTCGCATTTCTTGGCGGCGTGCAGTTCGATGCGCGGGGCAATGTGAACGCCTCCGTCATCGGGGATTACCGTAAGCCGAAGGTCCGCTTGCCTGGCGGCGCCGGGAGCGCCGTGCTTATCCCGACCGCGAAGAAGGCGATTATATGGCGGACGAAGCATGATCGGCGCACCTTCGTCGACAAGGTCGACTTCGTGACGACACGGGGCAATGTATGGCGAATCGTCACCCCCTTGTGCGTGTTCGCGATGAAGGACGGGATGCTGATGCTCGACAGCATTCATCCGACTTCCTCCCTGGAAGAAGTCGTGCAGAACACCGGGTTCGAGGTCAAATACGATGAGCTTCGCTTCACTCCGCTGCCGACAGCCAGAGAATTAAGCGTATTGAAGCAGATCGATCCGTTCGATTACCGCTCAAGCGAGTTTTGA
- a CDS encoding helix-turn-helix domain-containing protein: MGKKVVVKIAGLTTKYGISLRELSRLADVRHAALSELSNGKRSNINFAHIEKIANALGIDDIREIIDLIEENDGSTS, translated from the coding sequence ATGGGCAAAAAAGTCGTAGTAAAAATTGCTGGGCTAACCACAAAATACGGAATATCGCTGCGGGAATTATCCCGCTTAGCAGATGTCCGCCATGCTGCACTAAGTGAACTGTCGAATGGTAAACGCTCGAACATCAATTTCGCTCATATCGAAAAAATCGCCAACGCGCTGGGCATCGACGATATTCGGGAGATAATTGATCTTATTGAAGAAAATGATGGCAGTACCTCCTAA